In Pseudoalteromonas nigrifaciens, the sequence AATATCGGTAGTCGGTACAATTTTCATGTACACGTCGTGTGAGTCCATACCGAATGCTGTTTCACCAACGAAACCTGCAAATGATGGTAAAAAGTCAACCGGGATTAAGTCCATTAAGTTCATTAAGAACACCCAAACGAATATCGTTAGGGCTAATGGCGCAATAAGCTTACTTTTACCGTGGAAGGTATCGCGTACGTTGTCGCCAACGAACTCAACGATAATTTCAATAAAACACTGAAATTTTCCTGGTACACCAAGTGTTGATTTTTTTGCGGCACTACGGAAGATCCATAAAAATATTAGACCTAATCCGATAGACCATGCGAGGGTATCCACATGCCATGTCCAGAATCCACTATCCGCACATGCTTTATTGAAGGCTAAACCGGCATCGGTCGAACACATCTTCGCATTGGTCAAGTGGTGCTGAATATGGCTAGATAGAGTAACTTCTTCTGCAGCCATGTTATATCCCAAAGTTAATGTTTAAAAAAAACGGGTGCAAACAATCCAGTAAACAACACCAACACATAAGCACTAAAAAAAGGCAGTAACACTACCGGGTAAAGCTTTAGTATTAGCGCGAACAATATGATTGTTAGCATAAATTTTAGTCCGTTGCCGCGTTTTAACGAGGCATACGCTTGATTTGCTTTACTCGCACCCATATATCTGAATGCGTAGAGGGCAAATACTAAGTGGGGGAGTACTGCTACGGTGCCTCCAGCAAATGCTGATAGCCCGGCATTTATTCCCCAACCTAAAAAAATAATTACTGTAGTAACTAACGCTACTACTCCCTGCAGAAGAATTAATTTCAATGCGGCAAGCCTATACGGTCTTGCTAACTTATTCGTCACGTTTAGTTAACCTTAATGGCGTTCTAATTGTCAGGGTATGAAAACTGGCGAAATTATACTTAATCCTGCCAGTTTTGCAACTTGAGTAGCTGTATTGTGGTGTAAAATAACGACAATTGTCTCATTTTAGACATGTTATTTATTAATGCTGGGAATAGTCTTGGTTGATACGGTTTAAAATGCCATCTAATTCATCAAGGTTTGTGTAAGAAATAACCAACTTACCTTTGCCTTTTTTGTTATAGTTTATTTCTACTTTGGCACCTATGTTTTCAGCGAGTTGTTGCTCTAACTGTTTAACATCTGGATCTTTTTCTGTTGCTTCTTTAGCGGCTACAGGCTCTAAAATTGAACGTACAAGCTTTTCGGTTTCTCGCACTGTAAGTGCTTTAGCCACAGCTAAACGCGCCGCATCAGATTGCGTATCTCCCTCAAGCGCTAATAAACAACGAGCGTGGCCCATTTCAATATCGCCGTGTTCTAACAATGTTTTTACGTCATTATTTAAATTATTTAAACGCAATAAATTAGTCACTGTAGTACGAGATTTACCAACGGCATCGGCTACTTGTTGATGGGTTAATTCAAACTCATTTAGTAAACGATTTAAAGCAACCGCTTCTTCCATGGCATTTAAATCTTCACGCTGAATATTTTCTATTAAAGCAATAGCAACCGCAGCTTCATCGGGTACATCTTTAATAATACAAGGTACAGTATCAAGCTTAGCAATTTGCGCTGCACGCCAACGACGTTCACCGGCAATAATTTCATAGCTATTTTGAGCAATAGGGCGCACTACAATTGGCTGAATAATGCCTTGCGCACGAATTGAACTAGCTAACTCTTCTAATGCTTCTTCCGACATATCTTTACGCGGTTGATATTTACCCGAGTGTAAAAATTCGATCGGTAATTTTTGTAATTCGCTTTGTTGAGATTGCGTTACATTGTGCATAATGTCAGTTGTATTTGACGAATTTTGCTCATTGCTACTTGTTGGTGCAGGTTTTGATGAACTTAACAGCGCATCGAGTCCTCGGCCTAAACCTCTTTTTTTAGCAGACATATTATTTTTTTACCTCAAAGTTAGGCGACAACTGGCGTTGTTTTTTCTTTTCTGCGTAACATTTCACCAGCCAGTGCTAAATATGCTTTAGCACCACTTGATGCCCGGTCATAATACATCGCTGGTGCACCAAAACTTGGTGCCTCGGCTAAGCGAACATTACGCGGGATCACTGTGCGGTAAACTTTATCGCCAAAATGTTGTTTTAATTGTTCTGATACATCATTAGCTAATCGATTACGCGGATCGTACATAGTACGAAGTATGCCTTCAATTTGTAGCTTAGGATTAACTAACTTGGCAAGTTGCGTAATGGTGTCCATTAATGCGGTTAAACCTTCTAACGCATAATATTCACATTGCATAGGGACTAAAATAGAGTCGGCTGCAGCCATGGCATTTACAGTTAACATATTTAAAGAAGGAGGGCAGTCGATAAAAATGAATTCATATTGGTCTTGAATTTTTTCCAGCGCATTACGCAAACGTACTTCGCGGGCAAATAATTCCATTAATTTTACTTCTGCAGCGGTTACATCACCGTTTGCAGCAATCATATGATATTCACCAGAGGTTTCTTTAATTATAACCTCTTCAATTGGCTTGTTTTCTATCAGCAAATCGTAAATAGTTGGCACGTCGCCATACTTATCTACGCCACTACCCATAGTGGCATTACCTTGCGGATCGAGATCAATTAACAACACTTTTCGTTTTGTTGCAGCCATAGATGCAGCGAGGTTAACAGCGGTTGTAGTTTTACCTACACCACCTTTTTGATTTGCTAATGCGATGACTTTTGCCACAGTGTCTCTGATCCCTAGTCTTTAGAAAGAATAATTAAATGTCGTTGTGCATCTAAATTAGGTACTTCTAATGCAATTTTTTGCTCAAACTTAACGCCAGTCGGTAATGACTCTAGCTCTTCGCTAGGGAACACACCTTTAAGGGCAATAAATTTTCCTGAATGATCAATTAAGTGTCCACACCAGTCAACCATATCTTGCAATGAAGCAAATGCGCGACTGAGTACACCATCTAATTTAACACTTGGCTGATATTCTTCAACTCTTGACTGCACCGGAGTGACGTTATCAAGTCCTAGCTCATGTTTAACATGCATTAAAAAACGTACACGTTTACCTAAACTATCAAGTAACACAAAATGAGTGTTAGGTAATGCAATCGCTAATACAATACCAGGTAAGCCAGGGCCAGTTCCTACATCAATATAATGATGACCGGGTAAATGAGGTGCAACAACTAAGCTGTCCATTATGTGCTTAACCATCATTTCTTCAGGTAAGCGTACTGAGGTTAAATTATAAGCTTTGTTCCACTTAGTTAATAACTCAACGTAACGAACCAGCTGTTGCTGTTGTTTTTCGGTTAGCGCAATATTAGTTTGCGCTAACAATGTAGTTAATTGTTGCTGTAACACTAGGTACCCTCGCCGTTATGCAGATTTGCGTAACAAGCCTTGCTTCTTCAGATACACCAATAATAACGAAATCGCCGCTGGGGTGATACCAGAAATACGCGAAGCTTGACCAATAGTGTCTGGACGAGCATCAATCAGCTTAGCAACAACCTCATTTGATAAACCCGATACGGTTTTATAATCAAACTCTTTTGGTAAAATTGTTTGCTCATGGCGTAACTGTTTATTGATCTCATCTTGCTGGCGCACAATATAACCTGCGTACTTTGTATGGATCTCAACTTGTTCAAGCGCGGCTTGATTAGTAAATTCAGATCCTAAGCCGTCAATTGCCATTAGATCATTATAACTAATTTCAGGACGACGTAATAATTCCTCTAAACTAGCTTCACGCGTTAATGGCGTTTTTAGCAATGCATTAACTTGATCTATCATAGTATGATCTTTGTGGATCCAGGTATCTTTAATACGCTGTTTCTCTTTAGCGATCACTTCCATTTTTTCGTTATATGCCTGCCAACGCTCATCATTCACTAAGCCTAATTCGCGGCCTTTTTCAGTTAAACGAATATCGGCATTATCTTCACGTAATAATAAACGGTATTCAGCACGGCTAGTAAACATACGATAAGGTTCTTTCGTTCCCAAAGTAGTTAAGTCGTCAATAAGTACACCCACATAAGCTTCGTCACGACGTGGAGTCCAAGACTCTTTACCCTGAACTTTTAAAGCAGCATTCATACCTGCAATTAAACCTTGAGCACCTGCTTCTTCATAACCGGTAGTACCATTTATTTGGCCCGCAAAAAATAAGCCATCAATAAATTTAGTTTCTAATGAACGTTTTAAATCGCGCGGATCAAAAAAGTCATATTCAATAGCATAACCAGGACGACAAATATGAGCATTTTCAAAGCCAGTAATAGATTGCACAATTTCAATTTGCACATCAAACGGTAAACTGGTCGAAATACCATTTGGGTATAACTCATATGATGTTAAACCTTCTGGCTCAACAAAAATTTGATGTTTATCTTTATCAGCAAAACGAACAATTTTATCTTCAATAGAAGGGCAGTAGCGCGGGCCTATGCCTTCAATAACACCACCATACATTGGCGAGCGATGTAAGTTTTTACGAATAACATCATGGGTCTTTTCATTAGTAAAGGTGATGTAACACGGTATTTGTTGTGGGTGATCACTTGGTTTACCCATAAATGAAAATACCGGTATAGGCGTATCACCTGCTTGTTCTTGCATTTTACTAAAATCAACAGTACGGGCATCAATACGTGGTGGAGTACCGGTTTTTAAACGATCCACTCTAAAAGGTAATTCACGTAAACGATCAGCCAATGCAATTGAAGGAGGATCGCCTGCACGACCACCTTTAAAGTTTTCTAAACCTATATGTATTTGGCCACCTAAAAAAGTACCTACGGTTAGCACAACACTTGGAGCACTAAAACGTAAACCCATTTGGGTAACCACACCAGTAACACGATCGTTTTCAACAATAAGATCATCACACGATTGTTGAAAAATCTTTAAGTTATCTTGGTTTTGCAATGTTGTTTGAATTGCCGCTTTGTACAAAGCGCGATCAGCCTGTGCTCGGGTTGCACGAACGGCTGGGCCTTTTGAAGAATTAAGTGTGCGAAATTGGATCCCGCCTTTGTCAATGGCCTGTGCCATTGCACCACCTAGAGCGTCAATTTCTTTAACTAAGTGACCTTTGCCAATGCCA encodes:
- the atpB gene encoding F0F1 ATP synthase subunit A, which produces MAAEEVTLSSHIQHHLTNAKMCSTDAGLAFNKACADSGFWTWHVDTLAWSIGLGLIFLWIFRSAAKKSTLGVPGKFQCFIEIIVEFVGDNVRDTFHGKSKLIAPLALTIFVWVFLMNLMDLIPVDFLPSFAGFVGETAFGMDSHDVYMKIVPTTDINMTSALALGVFILMVGFAIKIKGIGGFIKELTLHPFSSNNVFVQILLIPFNLLLELIALVSKPFSLALRLFGNLYAGELIFILIGAIGFMQLPLHFVWAVFHILVITLQAFLFMMLTIVYLSMASSDNH
- a CDS encoding ATP synthase subunit I yields the protein MTNKLARPYRLAALKLILLQGVVALVTTVIIFLGWGINAGLSAFAGGTVAVLPHLVFALYAFRYMGASKANQAYASLKRGNGLKFMLTIILFALILKLYPVVLLPFFSAYVLVLFTGLFAPVFFKH
- a CDS encoding ParB/RepB/Spo0J family partition protein; this encodes MSAKKRGLGRGLDALLSSSKPAPTSSNEQNSSNTTDIMHNVTQSQQSELQKLPIEFLHSGKYQPRKDMSEEALEELASSIRAQGIIQPIVVRPIAQNSYEIIAGERRWRAAQIAKLDTVPCIIKDVPDEAAVAIALIENIQREDLNAMEEAVALNRLLNEFELTHQQVADAVGKSRTTVTNLLRLNNLNNDVKTLLEHGDIEMGHARCLLALEGDTQSDAARLAVAKALTVRETEKLVRSILEPVAAKEATEKDPDVKQLEQQLAENIGAKVEINYNKKGKGKLVISYTNLDELDGILNRINQDYSQH
- a CDS encoding ParA family protein, whose product is MAKVIALANQKGGVGKTTTAVNLAASMAATKRKVLLIDLDPQGNATMGSGVDKYGDVPTIYDLLIENKPIEEVIIKETSGEYHMIAANGDVTAAEVKLMELFAREVRLRNALEKIQDQYEFIFIDCPPSLNMLTVNAMAAADSILVPMQCEYYALEGLTALMDTITQLAKLVNPKLQIEGILRTMYDPRNRLANDVSEQLKQHFGDKVYRTVIPRNVRLAEAPSFGAPAMYYDRASSGAKAYLALAGEMLRRKEKTTPVVA
- the rsmG gene encoding 16S rRNA (guanine(527)-N(7))-methyltransferase RsmG, whose translation is MLQQQLTTLLAQTNIALTEKQQQQLVRYVELLTKWNKAYNLTSVRLPEEMMVKHIMDSLVVAPHLPGHHYIDVGTGPGLPGIVLAIALPNTHFVLLDSLGKRVRFLMHVKHELGLDNVTPVQSRVEEYQPSVKLDGVLSRAFASLQDMVDWCGHLIDHSGKFIALKGVFPSEELESLPTGVKFEQKIALEVPNLDAQRHLIILSKD
- the mnmG gene encoding tRNA uridine-5-carboxymethylaminomethyl(34) synthesis enzyme MnmG; this translates as MIFHENFDVIVVGGGHAGTEAALAAARMGMNTLLLTHNMDTLGQMSCNPAIGGIGKGHLVKEIDALGGAMAQAIDKGGIQFRTLNSSKGPAVRATRAQADRALYKAAIQTTLQNQDNLKIFQQSCDDLIVENDRVTGVVTQMGLRFSAPSVVLTVGTFLGGQIHIGLENFKGGRAGDPPSIALADRLRELPFRVDRLKTGTPPRIDARTVDFSKMQEQAGDTPIPVFSFMGKPSDHPQQIPCYITFTNEKTHDVIRKNLHRSPMYGGVIEGIGPRYCPSIEDKIVRFADKDKHQIFVEPEGLTSYELYPNGISTSLPFDVQIEIVQSITGFENAHICRPGYAIEYDFFDPRDLKRSLETKFIDGLFFAGQINGTTGYEEAGAQGLIAGMNAALKVQGKESWTPRRDEAYVGVLIDDLTTLGTKEPYRMFTSRAEYRLLLREDNADIRLTEKGRELGLVNDERWQAYNEKMEVIAKEKQRIKDTWIHKDHTMIDQVNALLKTPLTREASLEELLRRPEISYNDLMAIDGLGSEFTNQAALEQVEIHTKYAGYIVRQQDEINKQLRHEQTILPKEFDYKTVSGLSNEVVAKLIDARPDTIGQASRISGITPAAISLLLVYLKKQGLLRKSA